Proteins co-encoded in one Dyella japonica A8 genomic window:
- a CDS encoding DUF3037 domain-containing protein, producing MRAHDSYDYAVIRVVPRVEREEFINVGILLSCAATQYLEARIELDEARLRALDPAIDLPAVRRHLQSFPIICRGGPDSGPIGQLPLRSRFHWLTAKRSAIIQTSPVHTGRCTDLPAIMEHLLERMVRVGKT from the coding sequence ATGCGCGCGCATGACAGCTACGACTACGCTGTGATCCGCGTCGTGCCGCGGGTGGAGCGCGAGGAATTTATCAACGTCGGCATTCTGCTGTCTTGCGCGGCGACGCAATACCTGGAAGCTCGCATCGAGCTTGACGAGGCGCGATTGCGCGCGCTCGATCCCGCCATCGATCTCCCCGCCGTGCGGCGTCACCTGCAGAGCTTTCCGATCATCTGCCGCGGCGGCCCCGACAGCGGGCCGATCGGGCAACTGCCGTTGCGCTCACGTTTCCATTGGCTGACCGCCAAACGCAGCGCGATCATCCAGACCTCGCCGGTGCACACTGGGCGTTGCACCGACCTGCCCGCGATCATGGAGCATCTGCTGGAGCGGATGGTTCGCGTCGGCAAAACCTAG
- a CDS encoding autotransporter-associated beta strand repeat-containing protein, which produces MNRIYRLVWNRARQQWHVVSEMARARGKAGRTVDARVRQGGDHRSGVWPVMLGLALLGAGVPVAAAQQLSGQGGTGTLGKGNGGSNDSGGSSNTGVADGSVSSQGTGGSGGGTGGGAGGAAGYVSNANGMWTSSVTGVAGGAGASNAGGGGGGDGVYIPSGAQQNDSITVSTVVTGGAGGAGGAVGAGATLGAGGGGGGNGVEGGLSQLTNLGTIQGGAGGAGAGPSATGAGGGGGGGGSGVVATGATITNDASGKIYGGAGGAPGGAATGGAGGAGITGSGLTVENYGLIAGGAGGAGVSQGRPIGHAGAAGAAVEFTGGSNLLGMYQGSQMTGSIQVDNGAIARIDAWSSMTLNGGAVINGATSINVLGAYVLTETGVISGSAGLSLLAGKLVLAAAETYGGGTAIYTGTLQVGTGAAGGDGGLVGSVMDNGVLVFANTGATTFAGNITGSGSAIQQGSGTLTYTGVSQGVAWSVASGSTLQAGDGTTASSITGAAGVLNRWGTGGTGAAGIAALGGSTVNVQTGSTVTGGVGGAGAMVSGAFGGTGGAGITGSGFTMANTGSINGGQGGARGMLPGSGGVGFVSTGGSSVLNAGGISGGVMGDGSAPPANAVAFSGGGNTLILENGFSFTGNVVSTSGSTNGGDTLTLGGSANGSFDLSQIVAAAPASWTGTVQYSGFANLAKTGSGTWIVTGSTASPAPWTLSGGILQVGSGSSGGDGALGGNITDNAALVFDNTAATTFASAVSGTGTVTQQGTGALTYSGTSQGAIWNVASGSALQVSSGATITGGNGVAGANGGNGADSSNGSVPGGGVWGGTGGNGSTGVDITGSNAMLTNQGFLNGGSSAMGGNGGAGGAGWSSSNSPMGVGFAGTGGSGGGGGSGGQGATALLLSGAGVTVTNSSTVAGSGGSGGGNGGAGGTGGYGDLIPGQLSQGGTGGLGGRGGAGGSGGEGASLGSTGISLTNTAAITAGNGGNGGSGGSGGNGGSAYGGPADDGPNGAGGQGGSGGSGAVGVSLAGNGTTLTNSASVTGGAGGNGGAGGNGGAAPTINGGQGGVGGAGGNGGAGVSLSGSGASLVNSGSISGGAGGSGGNGGASSFSAGSAANGAAGVGGVGVVSLGGASIITSGAISGGVGGGVQADAVDLSGGGNTLTLENGYAFTGHVISTSGSTNGGDTLALGGNTNGTFDLSQVVIAPPASWAGTVQYAGFAGLAKTGSGTWIVTNSTSSAAPWTISAGTLQVGDGTHDGALTGAITNNAALAFNDIHASTYAGIISGPGTVHQQGTGTLTLTGANTYTGATLISADTLVLGSAGSIAHSSDVVANGMFDISATPGASIVSLDGNGTVNLGNQTLTLTLAGGHFSGAIGGNGSLVLQGGTETLTGANTWAGGTTINAGTLVVNSTSLPGNVTNQGALVFDQASNGTFAGAIAGHGSLVKTGGATLILDGDSHAFAGATTVSGGTLEVGDVSTPSAALGGDVSVAASGILRGHGSIDGNVTNAGIVWPGGSVGVLTINGNYIQSSNGVLQIDVTPTQASSLLVNGNASLAGALDLIYAPGTYTVNKTYTLVQANALTGTFSTVNSSGSVPTALYPTVSYTGTGADLTLAAAAPAPAPAPAPAPAPAPAPAPAPAPAPAPAPAPAPAPAPAPAPAPAPAPAPAPAPAPAPAPAPAPAPAPDPGGPASPGPAIRVAPRDGALYANLMRAANQVGQQTVGTVLDTALLPDSHCDDITAPAQNQTACRSNVWARATGDSQQLDGTPGLRSTAFGLLAGAEDEFAGAVHLGMEAGVGRINGNDALGGSGHIDTAHAGLYAYGNLGSLVLSVTASAGMANYHVQRSTGIGQSATQPDGTTYAGGAQVAWPLQSGAWTITPKAGALYQHQRLDGFSETLPNSNPLASAYAIHGEQSTYSTLQPYAGVDVSSSFQAGGVMYLPQFTVGYRYDTHQGLPSVRATSQDGTEFTLAGNPAGRGTVTVGARIHAQIDATLKVYVDYSGAFAQHLHDNALTLGVSKQF; this is translated from the coding sequence ATGAATCGCATTTATCGCCTCGTCTGGAACCGTGCGAGACAGCAATGGCACGTTGTCAGCGAGATGGCACGTGCGCGTGGCAAGGCGGGCCGCACGGTCGATGCACGGGTGCGCCAGGGTGGCGATCATCGTTCGGGTGTGTGGCCGGTGATGCTGGGACTGGCCTTGCTCGGTGCGGGGGTGCCCGTCGCCGCCGCGCAACAGCTCAGCGGCCAAGGGGGCACGGGTACGCTGGGAAAGGGCAATGGCGGTAGCAATGACAGTGGCGGCAGCTCGAACACTGGCGTGGCGGATGGGTCTGTCTCGTCGCAAGGCACGGGTGGCTCCGGCGGCGGAACCGGCGGTGGAGCCGGTGGCGCGGCGGGCTATGTATCCAATGCCAACGGCATGTGGACGTCCTCCGTCACGGGTGTGGCAGGTGGGGCGGGTGCAAGCAATGCGGGCGGTGGCGGTGGCGGCGACGGGGTCTACATCCCCTCCGGTGCGCAGCAGAACGACTCGATTACCGTCTCCACCGTTGTGACCGGTGGTGCCGGTGGTGCCGGCGGTGCCGTGGGTGCCGGCGCCACGCTTGGCGCGGGTGGCGGCGGCGGCGGTAATGGCGTGGAGGGTGGGCTCAGCCAGCTCACCAATTTGGGAACCATCCAGGGCGGGGCTGGCGGCGCTGGCGCAGGCCCCTCTGCCACGGGGGCGGGTGGCGGCGGTGGTGGTGGTGGCAGTGGTGTTGTCGCAACGGGAGCGACCATCACCAATGACGCAAGCGGCAAAATCTACGGTGGTGCGGGCGGGGCCCCCGGCGGCGCTGCCACGGGTGGTGCGGGCGGCGCGGGTATCACGGGCAGCGGACTCACCGTCGAGAACTACGGTCTGATTGCAGGCGGCGCCGGTGGCGCGGGGGTTTCACAGGGGCGGCCTATCGGTCACGCGGGTGCTGCCGGCGCGGCGGTGGAATTCACGGGCGGCAGCAATTTGCTGGGCATGTACCAGGGCTCGCAGATGACGGGGTCCATCCAGGTCGACAACGGCGCTATCGCCCGGATCGATGCGTGGAGCTCCATGACGCTCAATGGTGGCGCCGTGATCAATGGCGCGACCAGCATCAACGTTCTCGGTGCCTACGTGCTGACGGAAACCGGTGTGATCTCCGGTAGCGCCGGCCTCAGCCTTTTGGCCGGCAAGCTGGTCCTGGCGGCCGCGGAAACCTACGGCGGTGGCACCGCCATCTACACGGGTACCTTGCAGGTCGGTACGGGGGCCGCCGGTGGTGACGGCGGGCTGGTCGGCAGTGTCATGGACAATGGCGTGCTCGTATTTGCCAACACAGGCGCCACGACCTTCGCAGGCAATATCACCGGCAGCGGCAGCGCGATCCAACAAGGCAGCGGCACGCTGACCTATACGGGCGTCAGTCAGGGGGTCGCCTGGAGTGTGGCGTCTGGCAGCACCCTTCAGGCTGGCGATGGCACCACGGCCAGCAGCATCACCGGTGCCGCTGGCGTCTTGAACCGCTGGGGCACCGGCGGCACGGGCGCAGCCGGTATCGCCGCGCTGGGCGGCTCGACCGTCAATGTTCAAACAGGGAGCACGGTCACCGGTGGCGTGGGCGGTGCAGGCGCGATGGTGTCGGGCGCCTTTGGCGGTACCGGTGGCGCGGGCATCACGGGCAGTGGTTTCACCATGGCCAACACGGGCAGCATCAACGGTGGCCAAGGCGGTGCGAGGGGCATGCTTCCCGGTAGCGGGGGCGTGGGTTTCGTATCCACGGGCGGAAGTTCGGTACTCAATGCCGGAGGCATCAGCGGTGGCGTCATGGGCGATGGCAGCGCGCCGCCTGCCAACGCGGTGGCTTTTTCCGGTGGCGGCAACACGCTGATCCTGGAAAACGGCTTCAGCTTCACCGGCAACGTGGTGTCCACCAGCGGCAGCACGAACGGCGGCGACACGCTGACGCTGGGCGGTAGCGCCAACGGGTCGTTCGACCTTTCCCAGATCGTGGCCGCTGCGCCCGCCAGCTGGACGGGCACCGTGCAATACAGCGGCTTTGCGAACCTCGCCAAAACCGGCAGCGGCACGTGGATCGTCACCGGCAGCACGGCGTCCCCCGCGCCATGGACCCTCAGCGGCGGCATCTTGCAAGTGGGCAGCGGCAGCAGCGGCGGCGATGGCGCGCTTGGCGGCAACATCACCGACAACGCCGCGCTCGTGTTCGACAACACGGCGGCCACGACCTTCGCCAGCGCCGTCTCGGGTACCGGCACAGTCACCCAGCAAGGCACGGGCGCCTTGACCTATAGCGGAACCAGCCAGGGTGCGATCTGGAACGTCGCCTCCGGCAGCGCCCTCCAGGTAAGCAGCGGCGCCACCATCACGGGCGGCAACGGTGTGGCCGGTGCCAACGGCGGCAATGGCGCTGACTCCAGCAACGGCAGTGTTCCCGGCGGCGGCGTCTGGGGCGGCACGGGTGGCAATGGCAGCACCGGTGTCGACATCACCGGCAGCAACGCCATGCTGACCAACCAGGGGTTCCTCAATGGCGGTAGCAGCGCCATGGGTGGCAACGGTGGCGCTGGCGGTGCGGGCTGGTCGTCCTCCAACTCACCCATGGGCGTGGGTTTTGCGGGAACGGGTGGCAGCGGCGGCGGGGGTGGCAGCGGTGGTCAGGGCGCGACGGCTCTTTTGCTGTCGGGGGCGGGTGTCACGGTGACCAATAGCAGCACGGTGGCAGGCAGCGGCGGCAGCGGCGGCGGCAATGGCGGTGCCGGTGGAACGGGCGGTTATGGCGATTTGATCCCTGGGCAGTTGTCCCAGGGTGGTACCGGTGGCCTCGGCGGCCGTGGCGGCGCCGGTGGTAGCGGCGGCGAGGGTGCCAGTCTCGGTAGCACCGGCATCAGCCTCACCAACACCGCTGCCATCACGGCAGGCAATGGGGGTAACGGCGGCAGCGGCGGTAGTGGCGGCAATGGCGGCTCGGCTTACGGTGGCCCGGCCGATGACGGTCCCAATGGTGCCGGTGGCCAGGGCGGTTCGGGCGGTAGCGGTGCCGTGGGCGTCAGCCTTGCTGGCAACGGCACCACCCTGACCAACAGCGCCAGTGTCACGGGCGGCGCGGGTGGCAATGGCGGCGCCGGAGGCAACGGGGGCGCGGCGCCCACCATCAACGGCGGCCAGGGCGGGGTTGGCGGTGCAGGCGGCAACGGCGGCGCCGGTGTCAGCCTGAGCGGTAGCGGCGCCAGCCTGGTGAACAGCGGCAGCATCAGCGGCGGTGCGGGCGGCAGCGGCGGCAACGGAGGCGCTAGCTCGTTCTCCGCCGGGAGTGCGGCCAACGGCGCCGCGGGTGTGGGTGGCGTGGGCGTGGTCAGCCTGGGCGGCGCCTCCATCATCACCAGCGGCGCGATCAGCGGCGGCGTGGGCGGTGGCGTGCAGGCCGACGCCGTGGATCTCTCCGGTGGCGGCAACACGCTGACGCTGGAAAACGGTTATGCCTTCACGGGCCATGTGATCTCCACCAGCGGCAGCACCAACGGCGGCGACACCTTGGCGCTGGGCGGAAACACCAACGGTACCTTCGACCTTTCGCAGGTGGTTATCGCACCACCCGCCAGCTGGGCCGGCACCGTGCAGTACGCCGGTTTTGCCGGGCTTGCCAAAACCGGCAGCGGCACGTGGATCGTCACCAACAGCACGTCCTCCGCGGCACCATGGACGATCAGTGCCGGTACGCTGCAGGTGGGCGACGGCACGCACGACGGCGCGCTGACGGGCGCGATCACCAACAATGCCGCGCTGGCGTTCAACGACATTCATGCCAGCACGTATGCAGGCATCATCTCGGGCCCGGGCACGGTGCATCAGCAGGGCACCGGCACGCTGACGCTGACCGGCGCCAACACCTACACCGGTGCCACCCTCATCAGCGCGGACACCCTGGTATTGGGCAGCGCGGGCAGCATCGCCCATTCATCGGATGTAGTCGCCAACGGCATGTTCGATATCTCCGCGACCCCCGGGGCGTCGATCGTTTCGCTGGATGGCAACGGCACCGTGAACCTGGGCAATCAAACCCTGACCCTGACCCTGGCGGGCGGCCATTTCAGCGGAGCCATCGGCGGAAACGGTAGCCTGGTTCTGCAAGGCGGCACCGAGACGCTCACCGGCGCCAACACGTGGGCCGGTGGCACCACCATCAACGCCGGCACGCTCGTGGTCAACAGCACCAGCCTGCCCGGCAACGTCACCAACCAAGGCGCGCTGGTGTTCGACCAGGCGAGTAATGGCACCTTCGCGGGTGCGATCGCCGGCCATGGCAGCCTGGTCAAGACCGGTGGCGCCACCTTGATCCTCGATGGCGACAGCCATGCCTTTGCGGGCGCCACCACCGTCTCCGGCGGCACGCTGGAAGTGGGCGATGTATCCACGCCATCGGCGGCGCTGGGTGGCGATGTATCGGTGGCCGCCAGCGGCATCTTGCGTGGGCACGGCAGCATCGACGGCAACGTCACCAACGCTGGCATCGTATGGCCGGGCGGTTCGGTCGGTGTGTTGACCATCAACGGCAACTACATCCAGAGCAGCAACGGCGTCTTGCAGATCGACGTGACGCCCACGCAGGCATCGTCCCTGCTGGTGAACGGCAACGCCAGCCTCGCTGGCGCCCTGGACCTGATCTATGCGCCAGGTACTTACACGGTCAACAAGACCTACACCCTGGTGCAGGCCAATGCCTTGACGGGCACCTTCAGCACGGTGAACTCATCCGGTTCCGTGCCCACCGCGCTCTATCCCACGGTGAGTTACACCGGCACCGGGGCTGATCTGACGCTGGCGGCAGCCGCGCCAGCACCTGCGCCAGCACCGGCACCTGCGCCTGCACCTGCACCGGCACCTGCGCCTGCACCTGCACCGGCACCGGCACCGGCACCGGCACCGGCACCGGCACCGGCACCTGCGCCTGCACCTGCACCTGCACCAGCACCAGCACCAGCACCAGCACCCGCACCAGCACCAGCACCCGCACCCGCACCCGCACCCGCACCTGACCCCGGCGGCCCCGCTTCTCCGGGGCCCGCTATCCGCGTGGCTCCACGTGATGGCGCGCTATACGCGAACCTGATGCGCGCCGCCAATCAGGTCGGTCAGCAGACGGTGGGCACCGTGCTCGATACCGCCTTGCTCCCCGACTCGCACTGCGATGACATCACCGCGCCTGCCCAGAACCAAACGGCCTGCCGCTCCAACGTCTGGGCACGGGCCACCGGCGACAGCCAGCAACTGGATGGAACCCCGGGTCTGCGGAGCACCGCCTTCGGCCTGCTGGCGGGCGCGGAGGACGAGTTCGCCGGTGCAGTGCACCTGGGCATGGAAGCGGGCGTAGGCCGCATCAACGGCAACGATGCGCTGGGCGGCTCTGGCCACATCGATACCGCGCATGCCGGCCTCTATGCCTATGGCAACCTCGGCTCGCTGGTGCTCTCTGTCACGGCTAGTGCAGGCATGGCGAACTATCACGTGCAGCGCAGCACCGGCATCGGCCAAAGCGCGACCCAGCCGGACGGCACCACGTATGCCGGTGGCGCGCAGGTAGCGTGGCCCCTTCAGTCGGGCGCCTGGACGATCACCCCCAAGGCGGGTGCGCTCTACCAGCACCAGCGACTGGATGGCTTCAGCGAAACCTTGCCGAACAGCAACCCGCTGGCCAGCGCTTACGCCATCCACGGCGAGCAGAGCACGTACTCCACACTGCAACCGTATGCCGGCGTGGATGTCAGCAGTTCGTTCCAGGCGGGCGGCGTGATGTACCTGCCGCAATTCACCGTGGGCTATCGCTATGACACCCACCAAGGATTACCCAGCGTGCGCGCGACGTCGCAGGATGGCACCGAATTCACGTTGGCAGGCAACCCGGCCGGTCGCGGCACCGTCACCGTGGGTGCACGAATTCACGCACAGATCGACGCCACGCTGAAGGTGTACGTCGACTATTCGGGCGCGTTTGCCCAACACCTGCATGACAACGCGCTGACGTTAGGTGTCAGCAAGCAGTTCTGA